One genomic window of Pseudoxanthomonas sp. includes the following:
- a CDS encoding lectin, with product MNKALLPLSAAVLIALSACKPADAPQPSTDGAPPASTPAASSPAAQPEPGEASGQSTSSPLASFKGYGDLTLGSTAEQAKQAWGGELNSSTPSEAGACYQLTPKWATDKADVAFMIEGDHFVRYDVTTSSEVAPGGGKVGMTEAELRALYGAKLQAIPHKYVEGGKYLSVEAAGGAKLVFETDADGKVTSWRVGLPPQIDYVEGCA from the coding sequence ATGAACAAAGCCCTGCTTCCGTTGTCAGCCGCCGTGCTGATCGCGCTGTCAGCCTGCAAGCCTGCCGATGCGCCGCAGCCATCCACCGATGGCGCGCCCCCTGCCAGTACCCCGGCTGCATCGTCGCCGGCGGCGCAGCCGGAACCCGGCGAAGCCTCCGGCCAGTCCACGTCGAGTCCACTGGCCAGCTTCAAAGGCTATGGCGACCTGACGCTGGGCAGCACCGCGGAGCAGGCCAAACAAGCCTGGGGTGGCGAACTCAATAGCAGCACGCCCTCCGAAGCCGGTGCCTGCTACCAGCTGACGCCCAAGTGGGCGACCGACAAGGCCGACGTGGCTTTCATGATCGAAGGCGACCACTTCGTGCGCTATGACGTGACCACTTCCAGCGAAGTCGCGCCGGGTGGTGGCAAGGTCGGCATGACCGAAGCCGAACTACGCGCGCTGTATGGCGCCAAGCTGCAGGCCATTCCGCACAAGTATGTGGAAGGCGGCAAGTACCTGAGTGTCGAAGCCGCCGGTGGCGCCAAGCTGGTGTTCGAAACCGATGCCGATGGCAAGGTCACAAGCTGGCGCGTGGGCCTGCCGCCGCAGATCGACTATGTGGAAGGCTGCGCGTAG
- a CDS encoding APC family permease: MSAAPQDGQLVRAVSRWQIVGLSINDVIGSGIYLLPAATVALMGPLSLWAVLLAGIAVALLVLCYAQAASYFDQPGGSYLYAREAFGRYAGFQVGWMIWLTRISSAAALGNGLADAVSRFWPYAATGAGRLLVVVGSLTLLTVINVIGVRSAARTGVALVIGKLVPLLLFVVVGLFFMDWHMAFAGTAPDLGDLPNLGQAALLLLFAYAGFENIPAAAGEFRNPRRDVPFALITMITLVTLIYAAVQVVAMGTLPGLADSATPLADAASRFGGEGLALILTVGAVVSILGTTSNTVMLGPRFLFALAQDGFGPKFLARVHPRFRTPAAAIITQGVLSVALALSGSFENLALLSMVTRLLAYIGTAAAVIVLARRHRENPNALRLPGGSLIPILALLLTLGLLCSASAANLLAVGAAIVVGTVIYLFPRKA; this comes from the coding sequence TTGAGCGCCGCACCGCAAGACGGGCAACTGGTCCGCGCGGTCAGCCGCTGGCAGATCGTCGGGCTGTCGATCAATGACGTGATCGGCAGCGGCATCTACCTGCTGCCAGCCGCGACCGTGGCCCTGATGGGGCCGCTGAGCCTGTGGGCCGTGCTGCTGGCCGGCATCGCCGTCGCGCTGCTGGTGCTGTGCTACGCGCAAGCCGCGAGTTATTTCGACCAGCCTGGCGGCAGCTACCTGTATGCGCGCGAGGCGTTTGGTCGCTACGCCGGCTTCCAGGTCGGCTGGATGATCTGGCTGACCCGGATCAGCTCGGCTGCGGCACTGGGCAACGGCCTGGCCGATGCGGTGTCGCGCTTCTGGCCTTACGCCGCAACCGGTGCGGGACGGCTGCTGGTGGTGGTCGGTTCGCTCACATTGCTGACGGTGATCAACGTGATCGGCGTGCGCTCGGCCGCGCGCACTGGCGTAGCGCTGGTGATCGGCAAGCTGGTGCCGCTGCTGCTGTTCGTGGTGGTCGGCCTGTTCTTCATGGACTGGCACATGGCCTTCGCCGGCACTGCGCCGGACCTGGGCGACCTGCCCAACCTGGGCCAGGCCGCGCTGCTGCTGCTGTTCGCCTATGCCGGCTTCGAGAACATCCCGGCCGCCGCCGGCGAGTTCCGCAATCCACGCCGCGATGTGCCGTTCGCGCTGATCACCATGATCACGCTGGTGACGCTGATCTACGCCGCAGTGCAGGTGGTGGCGATGGGCACCCTGCCAGGCCTGGCCGATTCGGCCACGCCGCTGGCTGACGCCGCCAGTCGTTTCGGTGGCGAAGGCCTGGCGCTGATCCTCACCGTCGGCGCGGTGGTGTCGATCCTGGGCACCACCAGCAACACGGTGATGCTGGGGCCGCGCTTCCTGTTCGCACTGGCGCAGGATGGGTTCGGGCCGAAGTTCCTGGCACGGGTGCATCCGCGTTTCCGCACGCCGGCCGCGGCGATCATCACCCAGGGCGTGCTGTCGGTGGCGCTGGCGCTGTCCGGCTCGTTCGAGAACCTGGCCCTGCTGTCGATGGTGACGCGCCTGCTGGCCTATATCGGCACGGCAGCGGCGGTGATCGTGCTGGCACGGCGCCATCGCGAGAACCCGAACGCACTGCGCTTACCGGGCGGTTCGCTGATTCCGATCCTGGCACTGCTGCTCACCCTGGGCCTGCTGTGCAGTGCCAGCGCGGCCAATCTGCTGGCGGTCGGCGCCGCGATCGTGGTGGGCACGGTGATCTACCTGTTTCCACGCAAGGCGTAG
- a CDS encoding L,D-transpeptidase family protein encodes MPLPARLRPLRSTCWLAVLAVLAATPALAKTPAQAIPKMQQAQQLVVVTTSGWDDNQGHLQTYVRDGKDWKPAALAYAVAIGKSGSAWGDGVFPAQKAGPQKREGDGRSPAGIYGIGEAFGYAASVNTRLKYQQMQASNWCIDVPGSPFYNQIVDEKDVGALGVEGASEHMRLDLHNNGDVRYEQGFVIAHNASGTPGRGSCIFAHVWRTPGEPTAGCTAMEPANMEALQAWLDPKKQPLFVLLPRAEYIRLQHAWSLPLLTAGLAH; translated from the coding sequence ATGCCCCTGCCCGCCCGCCTGCGCCCACTCCGATCCACCTGCTGGCTGGCCGTGCTGGCCGTGCTGGCGGCGACACCCGCACTGGCAAAGACGCCGGCCCAGGCCATCCCGAAGATGCAGCAAGCCCAGCAGCTGGTGGTCGTCACCACCTCCGGCTGGGACGACAACCAGGGCCACCTGCAGACCTATGTGCGCGATGGCAAGGACTGGAAGCCGGCTGCGCTGGCGTACGCGGTGGCCATCGGCAAGAGCGGCAGCGCCTGGGGCGATGGCGTGTTCCCCGCGCAAAAGGCCGGCCCGCAGAAGCGCGAAGGCGACGGTCGCAGCCCCGCCGGCATCTACGGCATCGGCGAAGCCTTCGGCTATGCGGCTTCGGTCAACACCAGGCTCAAGTACCAGCAGATGCAGGCCAGCAACTGGTGCATCGACGTGCCCGGCTCGCCGTTCTACAACCAGATCGTGGATGAGAAGGACGTCGGCGCGCTCGGCGTGGAAGGCGCGAGCGAGCACATGCGCCTGGACCTGCACAACAACGGTGACGTGCGTTACGAGCAGGGCTTCGTGATCGCGCACAACGCCAGCGGCACGCCCGGCCGCGGCAGCTGCATCTTCGCCCACGTCTGGCGCACGCCGGGCGAACCCACCGCCGGCTGCACGGCGATGGAACCAGCCAACATGGAGGCACTGCAGGCCTGGCTCGATCCGAAAAAGCAGCCGCTGTTCGTGCTGCTGCCCAGGGCCGAATACATCCGCCTGCAACACGCCTGGTCGCTGCCGCTGCTGACTGCCGGGCTGGCGCATTGA
- a CDS encoding MurR/RpiR family transcriptional regulator, producing the protein MPPLVKIRSERDSMSAIERRIADYILDNAHLLRDYSSQQLASALGISQSSVVKFSQKLGFKGYPDLKYSVGQALARGGGPQPASPDAPRTSGDAYEQLQDSVRRSKAAAEEETRLLNPRALIEQIVARIDQAQKVFVCGLGDDGLFAREFAMRLSLLGVLTVHHADSILMMTNVSAARPGDVLIVFSEFGKLPQLSQISRQFQDAGGATVSITRHTANPLRAHADAALVVSAHDPAPHIEQLLYRSSLQSLLDFVFVLLCQTNPDRERQLAVNLERVQHLLDS; encoded by the coding sequence ATGCCGCCCCTGGTCAAGATCCGTTCCGAACGCGACAGCATGTCGGCGATCGAGCGCCGCATCGCCGACTACATCCTCGACAACGCGCACCTGCTGCGCGACTACTCCTCGCAGCAGCTCGCCAGCGCGCTGGGCATCAGCCAGTCCAGCGTGGTCAAGTTCAGCCAGAAGCTCGGTTTCAAGGGCTATCCGGATCTCAAATACTCGGTCGGCCAGGCACTCGCGCGCGGTGGCGGGCCGCAACCCGCCTCGCCGGATGCACCCCGCACCAGCGGCGATGCCTACGAACAGCTGCAGGACAGCGTGCGTCGCAGCAAGGCGGCCGCGGAAGAGGAAACCCGCCTGCTCAATCCCCGTGCGTTGATCGAACAGATCGTCGCGCGCATCGACCAGGCGCAGAAGGTATTCGTGTGCGGACTGGGCGACGACGGCCTGTTCGCACGCGAGTTCGCCATGCGGTTGTCATTGCTGGGCGTGCTGACCGTGCACCACGCCGATTCGATCCTGATGATGACCAACGTCTCGGCCGCGCGCCCGGGCGATGTGCTGATCGTGTTCTCCGAGTTCGGCAAGCTGCCGCAGCTGTCGCAGATCTCGCGCCAGTTCCAGGATGCCGGCGGGGCCACCGTGTCGATCACCCGCCACACCGCCAACCCGCTGCGCGCCCATGCCGATGCAGCGCTGGTGGTGTCGGCGCATGATCCGGCGCCGCACATCGAGCAACTGCTTTATCGTTCGTCCCTGCAGTCGCTGCTGGATTTCGTGTTTGTATTGCTGTGCCAGACCAACCCCGACCGCGAGCGGCAGCTGGCGGTGAACCTGGAGCGGGTCCAGCACCTGCTCGATTCCTGA
- a CDS encoding dipeptide epimerase — protein MKITDIQLGMLRVPLKTPFKTALRTVDTVEDVVVLIRTDTGHTGHGEAAATAVITGDTHGSIVAAINHFIKPRLIGQDIANLNHLTALVQSSMERNTSAKAAVEIALYDLWAQLYDAPLYQLLGGGDPLITTDITISVDYIDKMVADSLSALDRGFESLKIKVGKDLGLDIERVKAIHAAVEGRALLRLDANQGWTAKQAVYAMQKLEDAGVVLELLEQPVKAADIEGLKYVTDRVSTPVMADESVFAPQQVFDLIKLRAADIINIKLMKTGGISNAIRMADIAALYGVDCMIGCMIESSISVAAAVHVAVAKSNVITKIDLDGPSLGQFNPVVGGVLFNESEISIPDAPGLGIQEIRGLEMLSP, from the coding sequence ATGAAGATCACCGATATCCAGCTGGGCATGCTGCGCGTGCCGCTGAAAACTCCGTTCAAGACCGCATTGCGCACCGTCGACACGGTCGAAGACGTGGTCGTGCTGATCCGCACCGACACCGGCCATACAGGCCATGGCGAAGCGGCGGCCACCGCCGTGATCACCGGCGATACGCACGGTTCGATCGTGGCGGCCATCAACCACTTCATCAAACCGCGCCTGATCGGCCAGGACATCGCCAACCTCAACCATTTGACTGCGCTGGTGCAGTCGTCGATGGAGCGCAACACCAGCGCCAAGGCCGCGGTCGAAATTGCCCTGTACGACCTGTGGGCCCAGTTGTACGACGCGCCGCTGTACCAGCTGCTTGGCGGCGGCGACCCGCTCATCACCACCGACATCACGATCAGCGTGGACTACATCGACAAGATGGTCGCCGACTCGCTGTCCGCGCTGGACCGCGGCTTCGAGTCGCTGAAGATCAAGGTCGGCAAGGACCTGGGCCTGGATATCGAACGGGTCAAGGCGATCCACGCCGCCGTCGAAGGCCGCGCCCTGCTGCGCCTGGATGCCAACCAGGGCTGGACCGCCAAGCAGGCCGTCTATGCCATGCAGAAGCTCGAAGACGCCGGCGTGGTCCTGGAACTGCTGGAGCAGCCGGTCAAGGCCGCCGACATCGAAGGGCTCAAGTACGTTACCGACCGGGTCAGCACGCCGGTGATGGCCGACGAAAGCGTGTTCGCCCCGCAGCAGGTCTTCGACCTGATCAAGCTGCGCGCGGCCGACATCATCAACATCAAGCTGATGAAGACCGGCGGCATCTCCAACGCCATCCGCATGGCCGACATCGCCGCGCTGTACGGCGTGGACTGCATGATCGGCTGCATGATCGAGTCCTCGATCAGCGTGGCCGCGGCGGTGCACGTGGCGGTGGCCAAGTCGAACGTGATCACCAAGATCGACCTGGACGGCCCCTCGCTGGGCCAGTTCAACCCGGTGGTGGGCGGGGTGCTGTTCAACGAATCGGAGATCAGCATCCCGGATGCGCCGGGGCTGGGTATCCAGGAGATTCGTGGGCTGGAGATGTTGTCGCCGTGA
- a CDS encoding SH3 domain-containing protein, which produces MAHVSAPQVPIDPVTGVVGVNPAKLTPAYWIDQEQHPDRILLDRAGIAAQNARMRAQDPAIHDLRALPAQLSRDAVQQDIQALSSTPRRTLYDLQGQVLDAKVLDALHDRLALDAVAATTPVRYGLVTHRADLRTFPTAQRVFSSTDDHDIDRFQESALFPGDAVAVLHESRDGQWLFVTSERYSAWIEKRYVGIGSAQQVFGYGAAGPQRVVTGANVTTTFTPEQPQVSQLQLDMGVRVPVLADWKPTDPVNGQMPYTAWVIQLPIRRDDGTLDLVPALLPRIADTAADYLPLTPRNFITQAFKFLGERYGWGHSYDARDCSGFTSEIYRAFGVLLPRNTSQQAVSPALDRIAFSESDPDARRSAAVKQLRLGDMVYIPGHVMVVLGHVGGLTYVIHDTAGGGWPGPDGARVAGHLNGVSVTPLEPMLASDTVSYIDRITNIQRIRPKSEE; this is translated from the coding sequence ATGGCACATGTCAGCGCGCCACAGGTCCCCATCGACCCGGTCACCGGCGTGGTCGGCGTCAATCCAGCCAAGCTCACGCCAGCCTATTGGATCGACCAGGAGCAGCATCCGGACCGGATCCTGCTGGACCGCGCCGGCATCGCGGCGCAGAACGCGCGGATGCGCGCGCAGGACCCGGCCATCCACGACCTGCGGGCCCTGCCCGCGCAGCTGTCGCGCGATGCCGTGCAGCAAGACATCCAGGCGCTGTCGTCCACGCCCAGGCGCACGTTGTATGACCTGCAAGGCCAGGTCCTTGACGCCAAGGTGCTCGATGCCCTGCACGATCGCCTGGCGCTGGATGCCGTCGCCGCGACCACCCCGGTGCGTTACGGCCTGGTGACCCATCGCGCCGACCTGCGCACCTTCCCCACGGCGCAGCGCGTCTTCAGCAGCACCGACGATCACGACATCGACCGCTTCCAGGAAAGCGCACTGTTCCCCGGCGATGCGGTTGCGGTGCTGCACGAAAGCCGGGACGGGCAGTGGCTGTTCGTCACCAGCGAGCGCTACAGTGCATGGATCGAGAAGCGCTACGTCGGCATCGGCAGCGCGCAGCAGGTGTTCGGCTACGGCGCGGCCGGTCCGCAGCGCGTGGTCACTGGCGCGAACGTCACCACCACCTTTACCCCGGAGCAGCCGCAGGTATCGCAACTGCAGCTGGACATGGGCGTGCGCGTGCCGGTGCTTGCCGACTGGAAGCCGACCGATCCGGTCAACGGCCAGATGCCGTACACCGCCTGGGTGATCCAGCTGCCGATCCGCCGGGACGACGGCACCCTGGACCTGGTGCCGGCACTGCTGCCGCGCATCGCCGACACCGCCGCCGACTACCTGCCGCTGACGCCACGCAACTTCATCACCCAGGCGTTCAAATTCCTGGGCGAGCGCTATGGCTGGGGGCATTCCTACGATGCGCGCGACTGCAGCGGCTTTACTTCCGAGATCTATCGCGCGTTCGGCGTGCTGCTGCCGCGCAACACCTCGCAACAGGCCGTGAGCCCGGCGCTGGACCGCATCGCCTTTTCCGAAAGCGACCCGGACGCCAGGCGCAGCGCCGCGGTGAAACAGCTGCGCCTGGGCGACATGGTCTACATCCCCGGCCACGTGATGGTGGTGCTCGGCCATGTCGGCGGGCTGACCTATGTGATCCACGACACCGCCGGTGGCGGCTGGCCCGGCCCCGATGGCGCGCGCGTCGCCGGCCACCTCAACGGCGTCTCGGTGACCCCCCTGGAGCCGATGCTGGCCAGCGACACCGTGAGCTACATCGACCGCATCACCAACATCCAGCGCATCCGACCGAAGTCCGAAGAATGA
- a CDS encoding TonB-dependent receptor, with product MSVESSLFLRRNRLAIALLTSLCLPAVAQAQSADQATPDATTKQLDKVSVTGSRIKRTDIETALPITVIKREEIEAQGISSAEQLMSYLNISGNGSDNLASNVGIVSGVDQRGNNGVSGADLRGQGADATLVLLNGRRVAAQGLKGRIVDLNSIPFAAIERVEVLRDGASAIYGTDAIGGVINFITKTDYQGLEVSGFTDTTEHGGGNIFRGNLLVGGGDLDTDGWNAFASVSYKKNEILRGTDRSFSNGFQPERGLSPDTRGTPYATVANRADTLIGNGVIDPADGSTQQYINPLDLPGAAGCETGSANGLMGAYDNTLWGVGSARYACSYDYPAAAVISQPVESKDIIGRATFKISDQHRAFVEFTGSEVDVEKSFEAYQISPNSTFDAATFYPSTGASYDEVYNALASYFGAGQLNYGAPIAYRWRCAACGPRQISTNTKSYRLLLGFEGELGSWDYNAGIARASSKSTSTLGGGYYDTAKLRQLLGSGVLNPFLLPGQSQSAEAMAGLADASAAGTTLYGGTSTTTSLDASVSGGLGFSLPGGEVQLATGIDLRREEYKFGGNVEAEGTLEDPYDGVYQAPFDNGNILQNVSRDTKAVYAELYLPLLDTLELTLAERYDHYEGFGGTANPKVSFKYQPFDALAFRGAYSTGFKVPTFNQLYYGESESPYTGLDLADPATCPGGVANPNVAGCESIQPNLLTGGKKDLDPEESRQKSLGVVIAPVAWFNMSVDWWEIKREKTIRSGVDIDTLVANYDTFASNFIRDADGNITAIDQRYVNSGGSLMRGIETDINVTFDDVLGGDWRVHLNGSYLDTYKTQDLDTLPYSGNLVGDYVRYYSLPIRWKHTLSVSYLRGNWSQSITQIYRAGYKDEEPVSVRNGTYIPPRWDPDVDSDTTYNYSLTYKGFDKLGVTFGIKNLFDTDPPFTAHMNDYAAGAGWEPRVADPRGRAYTLELSYKFY from the coding sequence ATGTCTGTTGAATCTTCGTTGTTCCTCCGTCGCAACCGCCTCGCGATCGCGCTGCTGACCTCGCTGTGCCTGCCGGCCGTGGCCCAGGCGCAGTCGGCCGACCAGGCCACGCCCGATGCCACCACCAAGCAGCTGGACAAGGTCAGCGTGACCGGCTCGCGCATCAAACGCACCGACATCGAAACCGCACTGCCGATCACCGTCATCAAGCGCGAGGAGATCGAGGCGCAGGGCATCAGTTCGGCCGAACAGCTGATGAGCTACCTCAACATCTCCGGCAACGGTTCGGACAACCTGGCCAGTAACGTGGGTATCGTCTCGGGCGTGGACCAGCGCGGCAACAACGGCGTGTCCGGCGCCGACCTGCGCGGCCAGGGCGCCGACGCGACGCTGGTGCTGCTCAATGGCCGGCGCGTGGCGGCCCAGGGCCTCAAGGGCCGCATCGTCGACCTGAACTCCATTCCATTCGCCGCCATCGAGCGCGTGGAAGTCCTGCGCGATGGCGCCTCGGCGATCTACGGCACCGACGCCATCGGCGGCGTCATCAACTTCATCACCAAGACCGACTACCAGGGACTGGAAGTGTCCGGCTTCACCGACACCACCGAGCATGGCGGCGGCAACATCTTCCGCGGCAACCTGCTGGTCGGCGGCGGCGATCTGGATACCGATGGCTGGAATGCGTTCGCCAGCGTGAGCTACAAGAAGAACGAAATCCTGCGCGGCACCGATCGCAGTTTTTCCAACGGCTTCCAGCCCGAGCGCGGCCTGTCGCCCGATACCCGCGGCACGCCGTATGCGACCGTGGCTAATCGCGCCGACACGCTGATCGGCAACGGCGTGATCGACCCGGCCGACGGTTCGACCCAGCAGTACATCAATCCGCTCGACCTGCCCGGCGCGGCCGGCTGCGAGACTGGCAGCGCCAACGGCCTGATGGGGGCCTACGACAACACGCTGTGGGGCGTCGGCTCGGCGCGCTATGCGTGTTCCTACGATTACCCGGCCGCGGCGGTGATCAGCCAGCCGGTGGAGAGCAAGGACATCATCGGCCGGGCGACCTTCAAGATCTCCGACCAGCACCGGGCCTTCGTCGAATTCACCGGTTCGGAAGTGGATGTGGAAAAGAGCTTCGAGGCCTACCAGATCTCGCCCAACAGCACTTTCGACGCGGCCACGTTCTACCCCAGCACGGGCGCGTCCTATGACGAGGTCTACAACGCGCTGGCCTCGTACTTCGGCGCCGGCCAGCTGAACTACGGCGCGCCGATCGCCTACCGCTGGCGCTGTGCGGCCTGCGGCCCGCGCCAGATTTCCACCAACACCAAGTCCTACCGACTGCTGCTTGGCTTCGAGGGCGAGCTCGGCAGCTGGGACTACAACGCCGGCATCGCGCGCGCGTCCAGCAAGTCCACCTCGACCCTGGGCGGCGGTTACTACGACACGGCCAAGCTCCGCCAGTTGCTGGGCAGCGGCGTGCTCAATCCGTTCCTGTTGCCGGGCCAGTCGCAGTCGGCCGAAGCGATGGCCGGGCTGGCCGATGCCTCGGCCGCCGGGACCACGCTGTATGGCGGCACCTCGACCACCACCAGCCTCGATGCCAGCGTGTCAGGCGGCCTGGGCTTCAGCCTGCCGGGCGGCGAAGTGCAGCTGGCCACCGGCATCGACCTGCGCCGCGAGGAATACAAGTTCGGTGGCAACGTGGAGGCCGAAGGCACCCTGGAAGATCCCTACGACGGCGTCTACCAGGCCCCGTTTGACAACGGCAACATCCTGCAGAACGTCAGCCGCGACACCAAGGCCGTCTACGCCGAGTTGTACCTGCCGCTGCTGGACACGCTGGAGCTGACCCTGGCCGAACGCTACGACCATTACGAAGGCTTCGGCGGCACCGCCAACCCGAAGGTCTCCTTCAAGTACCAGCCGTTCGACGCACTTGCTTTCCGCGGCGCCTACAGCACCGGCTTCAAGGTGCCGACCTTCAACCAGCTGTACTACGGCGAGTCCGAAAGCCCGTACACCGGCCTGGACCTGGCCGACCCGGCGACCTGTCCGGGCGGCGTGGCCAACCCGAACGTGGCGGGATGCGAAAGCATCCAGCCCAACCTGCTCACCGGCGGCAAGAAGGACCTGGACCCGGAAGAATCCAGGCAGAAGAGCCTGGGCGTGGTGATCGCGCCGGTGGCGTGGTTCAACATGAGCGTGGACTGGTGGGAGATCAAGCGCGAGAAGACCATCCGCTCGGGCGTGGACATCGACACGCTGGTGGCCAACTACGACACCTTCGCCAGCAACTTCATCCGCGACGCGGACGGCAACATCACCGCCATCGACCAGCGCTACGTCAACTCCGGCGGCAGCCTGATGCGCGGCATCGAAACCGACATCAACGTGACCTTCGACGACGTGCTGGGTGGCGACTGGCGCGTGCACCTCAACGGCAGCTACCTGGACACCTACAAGACCCAGGACCTGGACACGCTGCCCTACAGCGGCAACCTGGTTGGCGACTACGTGCGTTACTACAGCCTGCCGATCCGCTGGAAGCACACCCTAAGCGTGAGCTACCTGCGCGGCAACTGGTCCCAGTCGATCACCCAGATCTACCGCGCCGGCTACAAGGACGAAGAACCGGTCAGCGTGCGCAACGGCACCTACATCCCGCCGCGGTGGGACCCGGACGTGGACAGCGACACGACCTACAACTACAGCCTGACCTACAAGGGCTTCGACAAGCTGGGCGTGACCTTCGGCATCAAGAACCTGTTCGATACCGATCCGCCGTTCACCGCGCACATGAACGACTACGCCGCCGGCGCCGGCTGGGAGCCGCGCGTGGCCGATCCGCGTGGCCGCGCCTACACGCTGGAGCTGTCCTACAAGTTCTATTGA